A window of the Scyliorhinus torazame isolate Kashiwa2021f chromosome 12, sScyTor2.1, whole genome shotgun sequence genome harbors these coding sequences:
- the LOC140386539 gene encoding CD276 antigen homolog — MVGSPVILPCFYKEEGIHPHSSLRLFWQVNTQVVYNYKEGRSDPTYQNDKYKGRVKAFETAIRNGNLSLQINNLTIHDENYYTCYFMINNKKVLQTLVRLQIVANFNAPLMLAPRPQDIQLGEEVNLTCRSSGGYPKPVLNWMDAKGYLLPRGNQGNTTTHSDPASGLWSVTSVLRVNITRNSTFLCSVFNSRTNDTRFSGQWTYIHNDPLEGTTHDQHLIAVYVAVTCLICLAGLLIIIFSLKRCNTYKGVPTTGATGDETQANITSTELQYL, encoded by the exons ATGGTGGGTAGCCCAGTAATACTACCCTGTTTCTACAAGGAAGAAGGTATACACCCGCACTCGTCTTTACGTCTGTTTTGGCAAGTGAATACGCAAGTTGTCTACAATTACAAAGAAGGCAGAAGTGATCCAACTTACCAGAACGATAAATATAAGGGGAGAGTGAAGGCCTTTGAGACTGCAATACGGAATGGTAATCTCTCTCTCCAGATTAACAATCTCACCATTCATGATGAGAATTACTACACCTGCTATTTTATGATCAACAACAAGAAGGTTCTTCAGACTTTGGTCCGACTGCAGATAGTAG CTAACTTCAACGCCCCATTGATGTTGGCGCCACGTCCTCAAGATATTCAACTGGGTGAGGAAGTCAATCTTACCTGCCGTTCCTCAGGTGGCTATCCAAAGCCAGTTTTGAATTGGATGGATGCAAAGGGCTATTTGCTACCGAGAGGAAACCAGGGGAACACAACTACACATTCAGATCCCGCCAGTGGCCTCTGGAGTGTCACCAGTGTCCTGAGAGTCAACATCACCAGGAActccacttttctttgttctgtcttCAACAGCCGGACGAACGATACACGGTTTTCAGGCCAGTGGACAT ATATCCACAATGATCCACTGGAGGGCACTACCCACGATCAGCACCTCATCGCAGTCTATGTTGCGGTAACTTGTTTGATTTGTCTGGCTGGGCTGCTCATCATCATATTTTCACTGAAGAGATGTAATACATACAAGG gtGTGCCCACGACAGGCGCGACGGGGGATGAAACGCAGGCCAACATCACCTCAACAG AGCTGCAATATCTGTGA